From the Fibrobacter succinogenes genome, one window contains:
- a CDS encoding type II toxin-antitoxin system RelE/ParE family toxin: MITINQTPAFKKWMSKLRDFRAKARILFRLTQVEGGNLGDFKSVGDGVLEMRIDYGPGYRLYFVRNGDTIVILLIGGDKSTQDRDIEKAKVIWRGMQDEKK; the protein is encoded by the coding sequence ATGATTACGATAAATCAGACTCCTGCATTTAAAAAATGGATGAGTAAATTACGGGATTTTCGAGCAAAAGCTAGAATACTCTTTCGTCTGACACAAGTCGAGGGAGGCAATCTCGGAGATTTCAAATCCGTTGGTGATGGCGTATTAGAAATGCGGATTGATTATGGACCTGGATATAGGTTATATTTTGTGAGAAATGGAGACACAATCGTGATTCTTCTTATTGGTGGAGACAAATCTACGCAAGATCGGGATATAGAAAAGGCTAAAGTAATTTGGCGAGGAATGCAAGATGAAAAAAAGTGA
- a CDS encoding addiction module antidote protein, translating to MKKSEATVLDIAEYLDNEEIVAEYLNMVSESDDPALFLRAIGHIARSKGMSQIAEKTGLGRESLYKALDEKAHPRFETIFKVLNAMGIQMTLVPKVKFRKRTKQKELCVAEKRARYKV from the coding sequence ATGAAAAAAAGTGAAGCTACAGTTCTAGACATTGCCGAATACCTCGACAACGAAGAAATCGTCGCCGAATATTTGAATATGGTCAGCGAATCTGATGACCCCGCGCTGTTCCTCCGAGCCATCGGCCACATCGCGAGAAGCAAGGGAATGTCGCAGATAGCTGAAAAGACAGGACTCGGCCGTGAAAGCCTTTACAAGGCTTTAGACGAAAAAGCGCACCCGCGTTTTGAAACCATTTTCAAGGTGCTAAACGCCATGGGAATCCAAATGACGCTTGTCCCTAAAGTGAAATTCAGAAAGCGTACCAAACAAAAAGAACTTTGCGTCGCCGAGAAAAGAGCCCGGTACAAGGTGTAG